The following are from one region of the Sandaracinus amylolyticus genome:
- a CDS encoding methionyl-tRNA formyltransferase has translation MRFLYLGLPLGATVLLRAGHVPVACVIGHPDAPGMPRLRRRLPRETLLLGRPSLSDPAVRDALLSTRYDALLSWFWPKRIPIELIRAAPRGAFGVHPSLLPRWRGPDPYFHAIAAGDHTTGVSLHRLEADYDTGAVIARVSVPIRDDDTAWTLARRLDRPSLGLLVTCADVLDAGLSLGGEAQDPALVTEAPPPGEEELALRFVDEDADALCRRVRAAAPEPGASALLEETLVTVQRARPWRGAFPSALRAGEAFVAPEGVVVRARSGGVLLERVRVEDDDEVLEGAEIAQLLG, from the coding sequence GTGCGCTTCCTGTATCTCGGGCTGCCGCTCGGCGCGACCGTGCTGCTCCGCGCGGGCCACGTGCCGGTCGCGTGCGTGATCGGCCATCCCGACGCGCCGGGCATGCCCCGGCTGCGGCGGAGGCTGCCGCGCGAGACGCTCCTGCTCGGGCGTCCTTCGCTCTCCGATCCCGCGGTGCGCGACGCGCTGCTGAGCACCCGCTACGACGCGCTGCTCTCGTGGTTCTGGCCGAAGCGCATCCCGATCGAGCTGATCCGGGCGGCGCCGCGCGGCGCGTTCGGGGTGCATCCCTCGCTGCTCCCCCGATGGCGCGGGCCCGATCCGTACTTCCACGCGATCGCAGCCGGGGATCACACGACCGGCGTGTCGCTGCACCGGCTCGAGGCCGACTACGACACCGGCGCGGTGATCGCGCGGGTGAGCGTGCCGATCCGCGACGACGACACCGCGTGGACGCTCGCGCGGCGGCTCGATCGGCCCTCGCTCGGGCTGCTCGTCACCTGCGCGGACGTGCTCGACGCGGGGCTCTCGCTCGGCGGTGAGGCGCAGGATCCGGCGCTCGTGACCGAAGCGCCGCCGCCCGGCGAGGAGGAGCTCGCGCTCCGCTTCGTGGACGAGGACGCCGACGCGCTCTGCCGTCGCGTGCGCGCCGCGGCGCCCGAGCCCGGCGCGAGCGCGCTGCTCGAGGAGACGCTGGTCACGGTGCAGCGCGCCCGACCGTGGCGAGGCGCGTTCCCGAGCGCGCTGCGCGCAGGCGAGGCGTTCGTCGCGCCCGAGGGCGTCGTGGTGCGGGCGCGATCGGGCGGGGTGCTGCTCGAGCGCGTGCGCGTCGAGGACGACGACGAGGTCCTCGAGGGCGCCGAGATCGCGCAGCTGCTGGGCTAG
- a CDS encoding (deoxy)nucleoside triphosphate pyrophosphohydrolase, producing the protein MSEPRRTIRVVAAVVERNGRYLITQRRPNAVLPLLWEFPGGKVEAGETDSEALRRELLERLGVDSEVGEWISETVWDYEHYRVELTLYECTVRGPADLQALAVHAYRWVTSDEFDQYEFTPADEASMNKLLGVCDA; encoded by the coding sequence ATGTCCGAGCCGCGCAGAACCATCCGCGTCGTCGCAGCCGTCGTCGAGCGCAACGGCCGCTACCTCATCACGCAGCGGAGGCCCAACGCGGTGCTCCCGCTCCTCTGGGAGTTCCCCGGCGGCAAGGTCGAGGCCGGCGAGACCGACAGCGAGGCGCTCCGGCGCGAGCTGCTCGAGCGCCTGGGCGTCGACTCCGAGGTGGGCGAGTGGATCTCGGAGACGGTCTGGGACTACGAGCACTACCGCGTGGAGCTCACGCTCTACGAGTGCACGGTGCGTGGCCCGGCGGATCTCCAGGCGCTCGCGGTGCACGCGTACCGCTGGGTCACGTCGGACGAGTTCGATCAGTACGAGTTCACGCCGGCGGACGAAGCGAGCATGAACAAGCTGCTCGGCGTCTGCGACGCGTGA
- a CDS encoding DUF4920 domain-containing protein: MRGGVLGAAGLLKTAVIALAMIGCGGNEPSFEGAGEHHEAHHEAAAQHAEAPAAPSGPRPTRVMDDGARLFGAELGEAPVVALSDITTSPDRYAGQVVRTEGTIERVCQAMGCWMELRGENAPAVRVPMAGHAFFLPRDVAGRAATIEGRVAVQALSPDMRAHLESEGALATASSLSIDATGVVVR, translated from the coding sequence ATGCGCGGTGGTGTTCTGGGCGCGGCTGGTCTTCTGAAGACGGCAGTGATCGCGCTGGCGATGATCGGGTGTGGCGGCAACGAGCCGAGCTTCGAGGGCGCGGGCGAGCACCACGAGGCCCACCACGAGGCCGCCGCGCAGCATGCCGAAGCTCCTGCTGCGCCGAGCGGTCCTCGCCCCACCCGCGTGATGGACGACGGCGCGCGCCTCTTCGGCGCGGAGCTCGGCGAGGCGCCGGTGGTCGCGCTCTCCGACATCACCACGAGCCCCGATCGCTACGCGGGCCAGGTGGTGCGCACCGAGGGCACGATCGAGCGCGTCTGCCAGGCGATGGGCTGCTGGATGGAGCTGCGCGGCGAGAACGCGCCCGCGGTGCGGGTCCCGATGGCGGGCCACGCGTTCTTCCTTCCGCGCGACGTCGCGGGACGCGCCGCGACGATCGAAGGCCGCGTCGCGGTGCAGGCGCTCAGCCCCGACATGCGCGCGCACCTCGAGTCCGAGGGCGCGCTCGCGACGGCGTCGTCGCTCTCGATCGACGCGACCGGCGTCGTCGTGCGTTGA
- a CDS encoding zinc ribbon domain-containing protein produces the protein MSDAPTKCPTCGTAVPAGAARCPGCGRVFGEANRCPHCNAIAAVRRKGAGYVCVACGGARQVGPGTTVLGDEGPTRVEQLTVAGVDPASRALARLVRLAGVMLVAAGLVAGAAGFVAPGAPIVLMMVVAAALGISGITAMSQAARVETRARERRKAQLERRILGLAELRGGELTATDVAKELHLGLEEADATLTAMADGARVSVEVDADGIVHYVFREIVAKRGPKVRVETSEAEEIAAEAAARVERELQKRERL, from the coding sequence ATGAGCGACGCGCCCACCAAGTGCCCCACGTGCGGCACCGCGGTCCCCGCGGGCGCAGCGCGATGCCCGGGCTGCGGGCGCGTCTTCGGCGAGGCGAACCGCTGCCCGCACTGCAACGCGATCGCGGCGGTGCGGCGCAAGGGCGCGGGCTACGTGTGCGTCGCGTGTGGTGGCGCGCGGCAGGTCGGTCCGGGCACGACGGTGCTCGGCGACGAGGGTCCGACGCGCGTCGAGCAGCTCACGGTGGCCGGGGTCGATCCTGCGAGCCGCGCGCTCGCTCGTCTGGTGCGCCTCGCGGGCGTGATGCTGGTCGCGGCGGGCCTCGTCGCGGGCGCCGCGGGCTTCGTGGCGCCGGGCGCGCCGATCGTGCTCATGATGGTCGTGGCGGCGGCGCTCGGGATCAGCGGGATCACCGCGATGAGCCAGGCCGCGCGCGTGGAGACTCGCGCGCGCGAGCGCCGCAAGGCGCAGCTCGAGCGGCGCATCCTCGGGCTCGCGGAGCTGCGCGGCGGCGAGCTCACCGCGACCGACGTCGCGAAGGAGCTGCACCTCGGGCTCGAAGAAGCGGACGCGACGCTCACCGCGATGGCGGACGGGGCGCGCGTGTCGGTCGAGGTCGATGCGGACGGGATCGTCCACTACGTGTTCCGCGAGATCGTCGCGAAGCGCGGACCGAAGGTCCGCGTCGAGACGAGCGAGGCCGAGGAGATCGCAGCCGAAGCAGCGGCGCGCGTCGAGCGCGAGCTCCAGAAGCGCGAGCGGCTGTAG
- a CDS encoding TIGR02266 family protein: protein MSDRARRKELRKAGVAAARDARTVLAEAIAVLDAEVASTELGRAIAARVTVAVAALYRAEIGEPEAVRDRLVDAATVLGDALAALHAPGATALLDRAGPLVARSLAILHPARAELERALREVPPSATPPSNAPEALTAPVPRGLPRDERRNAPRVRIEGAIGAQSGATFVAGEASDLSTGGLFVATGDPLPIGTELTLGLLLPDGHRVVVDAVVSWVRGPHDGRAEGMGVRFLRVSREDAAAIARHAE, encoded by the coding sequence TTGAGCGATCGAGCGCGGCGCAAGGAGCTCCGGAAGGCTGGTGTCGCGGCCGCCCGTGACGCTCGCACCGTGCTCGCCGAGGCGATCGCGGTGCTCGATGCCGAGGTCGCATCGACCGAGCTCGGGCGCGCGATCGCGGCGCGCGTGACGGTCGCGGTCGCGGCGCTCTATCGCGCCGAGATCGGAGAGCCCGAGGCCGTGCGTGATCGCCTGGTCGACGCCGCGACGGTGCTGGGCGATGCGCTCGCCGCGCTGCACGCCCCCGGCGCGACGGCGCTGCTCGACCGTGCGGGGCCCTTGGTCGCGCGGAGCCTCGCGATCCTGCACCCGGCGCGCGCCGAGCTCGAGCGTGCGCTGCGCGAGGTGCCTCCGAGCGCGACGCCGCCCTCGAACGCACCCGAGGCGCTCACCGCGCCCGTGCCCCGAGGTTTGCCGCGCGACGAGCGCAGGAACGCGCCGCGGGTGCGCATCGAGGGCGCGATCGGCGCGCAGAGCGGCGCCACGTTCGTCGCGGGCGAGGCGAGCGATCTCTCGACCGGTGGGCTCTTCGTCGCGACCGGCGATCCGCTGCCGATCGGCACCGAGCTCACGCTCGGGCTCCTGCTGCCCGACGGCCATCGCGTGGTGGTCGACGCCGTCGTGAGCTGGGTGCGCGGACCGCACGACGGACGCGCCGAGGGGATGGGCGTGCGCTTCCTGCGCGTGTCGCGCGAGGACGCGGCCGCGATCGCGCGCCACGCGGAGTGA
- a CDS encoding GNAT family N-acetyltransferase: MQIRGITKTDYDHVVSVLDRWWGGPSREQAHPIFFYELGEHALIADDEGEVIGFLLGFLAPSAGGDVPHTAYVHLVGIHPEHRRRGVGKRLYEVFVERARQAGAQRVKAITNVGNEGSIEFHRALGFAVVEDHDYAGPNRTRIVFTKML, encoded by the coding sequence ATGCAGATCCGCGGGATCACGAAGACGGACTACGACCATGTCGTGTCGGTCCTCGATCGTTGGTGGGGCGGGCCATCGCGCGAGCAGGCGCACCCGATCTTCTTCTACGAGCTCGGCGAGCACGCGCTGATCGCGGACGACGAGGGCGAGGTCATCGGGTTCCTGCTCGGGTTCCTCGCACCGAGCGCGGGCGGCGACGTGCCGCACACCGCGTACGTGCACCTCGTCGGCATCCACCCCGAGCACCGTCGCCGCGGCGTGGGCAAGCGGCTCTACGAGGTGTTCGTCGAGCGCGCCCGTCAGGCGGGCGCGCAGCGCGTGAAGGCGATCACGAACGTCGGCAACGAGGGCTCGATCGAGTTCCACCGCGCGCTCGGCTTCGCCGTCGTCGAGGACCACGACTACGCGGGCCCGAACCGCACGCGCATCGTCTTCACGAAGATGCTCTGA
- a CDS encoding DUF2804 domain-containing protein: MTRTLVDIPSTLLDPRTGAPAFGSYRGAFRRTEVGALSRDRFERLATEKRWFWGSITQPDRMIAFAIVDLGYAASAFTFVWEAGRGLVVDRSLVGVPRLCRVRSTKDARIDARFVHPRGSLRVRARDGEPGIEVAIELPDLEVHATLDERGAPPALTAVAPVPRGVVNTTEKRALMAVRGAALIAGRRVSLDDALGGYDHTHGLLARRTQWNWAFAMGRAQSGERVAFNLVQGFVGEPECALWIDGALAPLPEGRFEFDRDAYDRAWRITTPDGAVDLAFEVSGIHREDLDLRLVKSRFVQPSGTFRGAVRAGDRTLVIENVPGVVEDQDVLW, from the coding sequence GTGACCCGCACCCTCGTCGACATCCCGAGCACCCTCCTCGATCCACGCACCGGCGCGCCCGCGTTCGGCTCCTATCGCGGCGCGTTCCGCCGCACCGAGGTCGGCGCGCTCTCGCGCGATCGCTTCGAGCGGCTCGCCACCGAGAAGCGCTGGTTCTGGGGCTCGATCACCCAGCCCGATCGCATGATCGCGTTCGCGATCGTCGACCTCGGGTACGCCGCGAGCGCGTTCACGTTCGTGTGGGAAGCGGGGCGCGGTCTGGTCGTCGATCGCTCGCTCGTCGGCGTGCCGCGCCTCTGCCGGGTGCGCTCCACGAAGGACGCGCGCATCGACGCGCGGTTCGTGCATCCGCGCGGCTCGCTGCGGGTGCGTGCGCGCGACGGAGAGCCCGGCATCGAGGTCGCGATCGAGCTGCCCGATCTCGAGGTGCACGCGACGCTCGACGAGCGCGGCGCGCCGCCCGCGCTCACCGCGGTCGCGCCGGTCCCGCGGGGCGTGGTGAACACCACCGAGAAGCGCGCGCTGATGGCGGTGCGTGGTGCCGCGCTGATCGCAGGACGTCGCGTCTCGCTCGACGACGCGCTCGGCGGATACGATCACACCCACGGCCTGCTCGCGCGCCGCACCCAGTGGAACTGGGCGTTCGCGATGGGCCGTGCCCAGAGCGGCGAGCGCGTGGCGTTCAACCTGGTGCAGGGCTTCGTCGGCGAGCCCGAGTGCGCGCTGTGGATCGACGGCGCGCTCGCGCCGCTGCCCGAGGGGCGCTTCGAATTCGATCGCGACGCGTACGATCGTGCGTGGCGCATCACCACGCCGGACGGCGCGGTCGATCTCGCGTTCGAGGTCTCGGGCATCCACCGCGAGGACCTCGATCTGCGCCTCGTGAAGTCGCGCTTCGTGCAGCCCTCGGGCACGTTCCGCGGCGCCGTTCGCGCGGGCGATCGCACGCTCGTGATCGAGAACGTGCCCGGCGTGGTCGAGGACCAAGACGTCCTCTGGTGA